A section of the Candidatus Moraniibacteriota bacterium genome encodes:
- a CDS encoding glycosyltransferase family 2 protein, producing MKPAISFIFVNFQSADLLGQSLVSLRSVADSQILAEYIIINNDPTERTLLDGMAQSFPDLCIVHQERNLGFGGANNVGSRLATGEVLFFINPDTQLRRANFQGLMRAFEFRPRAFYGMALVQASGIRERWSAGQFPNLWRILFANMLPALLSQPWQATAISKVDWVSGAAFAIRRDFFLSLGGFDSSYFLYFEDVDLARRATDGGAWVGMYPFIIFQHAGGRSHKSIGAKKQAYYAGQRHYFKKWRPRHEQFLLAVTHKCFRIF from the coding sequence ATGAAACCCGCCATCTCATTCATCTTTGTGAATTTCCAGAGTGCTGACCTCCTCGGGCAGTCACTGGTATCACTGCGTTCGGTTGCAGACTCGCAGATATTGGCCGAATACATCATCATCAACAATGATCCGACAGAAAGGACGCTCCTCGACGGGATGGCACAGTCTTTCCCAGATCTTTGCATCGTGCATCAGGAGCGGAATCTTGGCTTCGGTGGGGCAAATAATGTCGGCAGTCGGTTGGCTACGGGAGAAGTCCTTTTTTTTATTAACCCCGATACGCAGCTTCGGCGGGCAAATTTCCAAGGACTGATGCGGGCCTTTGAGTTTCGGCCGAGAGCGTTCTATGGTATGGCATTGGTCCAAGCAAGCGGCATCCGGGAGCGCTGGAGCGCGGGCCAGTTCCCGAATCTGTGGCGCATTCTCTTTGCTAACATGCTTCCTGCCCTGCTCAGTCAGCCATGGCAGGCGACGGCCATTTCAAAAGTAGACTGGGTATCGGGTGCGGCATTTGCGATTCGTCGGGATTTTTTTCTTTCGCTCGGCGGTTTCGATTCATCATATTTTCTCTACTTCGAAGACGTCGATCTCGCCCGGCGGGCCACCGATGGTGGTGCCTGGGTCGGGATGTACCCCTTCATCATCTTCCAGCATGCAGGTGGCCGCAGTCACAAGAGTATCGGGGCGAAAAAACAGGCGTACTATGCTGGCCAAAGGCATTACTTCAAGAAATGGCGTCCGAGGCATGAACAATTTCTGCTGGCGGTCACCCACAAGTGTTTCCGTATTTTCTGA
- a CDS encoding RluA family pseudouridine synthase: MDQRITFFVKEKHNGWRLDHFLVEARADLTRPVVQTLIASDSVTIAGKLIIRPGLRLKPGMVVHLDGMRLTKQQNNTEELAASLKPTVIAETEAFLVLSKPAGIAMHPAGNLRQLTVTDWISTTYPQIMGIGEEEKRPGMVHRLDKDTSGLVLIAKTPKAFKALKKLFQERQIEKTYFALVHGNLSEPSGSINLPIGRVKGEKKRSVPAGKREFGGELREAVTEYALRTRYTGYDYVSVKPKTGRTHQIRVHLSVLGHPIVGDRLYRFKEHHRDTLKPPFQLLHAAELRFQLGRHKYRYEAPLPRYFRDTLKMLDAEAGRGYDWNA, from the coding sequence ATGGACCAGCGAATCACCTTTTTTGTAAAGGAGAAACATAATGGTTGGCGCCTCGATCATTTTCTCGTGGAGGCCCGGGCTGACCTCACCCGTCCAGTGGTGCAAACACTGATTGCGTCTGATTCAGTGACGATTGCCGGAAAGTTGATTATACGACCGGGACTCCGGCTGAAACCAGGCATGGTAGTGCATCTGGACGGAATGAGGCTGACGAAGCAACAAAATAATACCGAAGAATTAGCCGCTTCCCTGAAGCCAACCGTTATCGCTGAGACCGAAGCCTTCCTCGTCCTCTCAAAGCCAGCAGGTATCGCGATGCATCCAGCGGGGAATTTGCGCCAATTAACGGTAACTGACTGGATATCCACGACTTATCCACAGATTATGGGGATTGGGGAGGAAGAAAAGCGGCCCGGCATGGTTCATCGATTGGACAAGGACACTTCAGGACTTGTCCTCATCGCCAAGACACCGAAAGCGTTTAAGGCTCTAAAGAAGCTTTTTCAGGAACGCCAGATTGAAAAGACGTATTTTGCTCTGGTACACGGTAATCTGTCTGAGCCAAGCGGGAGTATCAATCTCCCTATCGGCCGCGTGAAGGGTGAGAAAAAGCGGTCGGTCCCAGCTGGAAAGCGGGAATTCGGCGGGGAGCTCCGAGAAGCGGTGACAGAATACGCTTTACGCACACGTTATACAGGGTATGATTATGTCTCTGTAAAGCCAAAAACTGGCCGGACGCATCAAATCCGGGTTCACCTATCAGTTCTCGGCCACCCGATTGTGGGTGATCGACTCTATCGCTTCAAAGAGCATCACCGGGACACTCTGAAACCGCCGTTTCAGCTCCTGCATGCGGCCGAGCTGCGTTTCCAGCTGGGCCGACACAAGTATCGTTATGAAGCGCCGCTCCCCCGCTATTTCCGGGATACACTAAAAATGCTTGACGCCGAAGCAGGAAGGGGCTATGATTGGAACGCTTGA
- a CDS encoding GIY-YIG nuclease family protein, whose amino-acid sequence MKNYFVYALRSKKDGFLYIGMSFDVQKRLDQHNAGKTSSNRSRIPFEVFYTREFQTRGEAREFEKYLKSGVGREFLKSL is encoded by the coding sequence ATGAAGAATTATTTTGTCTACGCTCTGAGAAGTAAAAAAGATGGTTTTTTGTACATTGGGATGTCATTCGATGTACAAAAGAGACTTGATCAGCACAACGCAGGAAAGACATCCTCAAATCGTAGTCGTATCCCATTTGAAGTTTTCTACACCAGAGAATTTCAAACGCGAGGCGAAGCAAGAGAATTCGAAAAGTATCTTAAGTCAGGAGTCGGAAGAGAGTTTTTGAAG
- a CDS encoding superoxide dismutase: MAYSAINYSHLLGLTGFSDTLLNNHFTLYEGYVKNTNALSDKLKALTEKGEFATPEFAEFKRRFGWEWNGMRLHELYFGNLAKETTTLADGPLKEKLVAAYGSIENWEKNFVGTGSMRGIGWVVLAHDAETGKLYNVWVNEHDMGHLVGTMPLLVMDVFEHAFVIDYGLKRADYIAAFMRSIDWKVVGKRFEQR, from the coding sequence ATGGCCTACAGCGCAATAAATTATTCGCATCTCCTCGGGCTTACTGGTTTTTCTGACACGCTTCTCAATAACCACTTCACGCTTTACGAAGGCTACGTGAAAAACACGAACGCGCTCTCGGACAAGTTGAAAGCGCTCACCGAAAAAGGTGAATTCGCAACACCGGAATTTGCTGAGTTCAAGCGCCGCTTCGGCTGGGAGTGGAACGGCATGCGCCTGCACGAGCTCTATTTCGGCAACCTGGCCAAGGAAACCACCACCCTTGCTGATGGCCCACTCAAGGAAAAACTTGTCGCCGCCTATGGCAGCATCGAGAACTGGGAGAAGAACTTCGTAGGTACCGGGAGTATGCGTGGCATCGGCTGGGTCGTCCTCGCTCATGATGCCGAGACAGGCAAGCTCTACAATGTCTGGGTGAATGAACACGATATGGGGCACCTGGTCGGCACTATGCCGCTCCTCGTCATGGACGTTTTCGAGCACGCGTTCGTGATCGATTACGGCCTCAAGCGCGCCGACTATATCGCAGCTTTCATGCGTTCGATCGATTGGAAAGTGGTCGGGAAACGTTTCGAGCAGCGCTAG
- the rplS gene encoding 50S ribosomal protein L19 — protein sequence MHQKLVEFNNNLRAARTDLPELQAGDVVKVRRKIKEGEKTRIQMFQGMVIAIKGGQSSSQTVTVRKVSSGIGVEIIFPLLSSQVESIELMKRTKARRGKLYFVRTKSAKVIGKKLKEVPFEIGKAGQDVQDVVKEVQAAATASAEETPTEAKSE from the coding sequence ATGCACCAGAAACTCGTCGAATTCAACAACAACCTTCGCGCCGCGCGGACTGATCTCCCTGAGCTCCAAGCCGGAGACGTGGTGAAGGTGCGTCGCAAGATCAAGGAAGGCGAGAAGACTCGTATTCAGATGTTCCAGGGTATGGTCATCGCGATCAAGGGTGGCCAGAGCTCATCTCAGACCGTGACTGTCCGCAAGGTCTCTTCCGGTATTGGTGTCGAAATCATTTTCCCACTGCTTTCCTCGCAGGTGGAGTCGATTGAACTTATGAAGCGGACCAAAGCCCGTCGTGGTAAACTGTATTTTGTCCGGACCAAGAGTGCTAAGGTCATCGGCAAGAAATTGAAAGAGGTCCCGTTCGAAATCGGCAAGGCGGGCCAGGATGTGCAGGACGTCGTGAAAGAAGTACAGGCAGCCGCTACAGCAAGCGCAGAAGAAACGCCGACGGAAGCGAAGTCAGAATAA
- a CDS encoding O-antigen ligase family protein yields MIAWLSFILLATLSFQFVLPLGALGDIPLARVMAALIVVIFLAQVFFRRVWRLPTLLFTGALFSFLGIALFSSLWAMRADLAVPKIAFLFNFLPLVFVWYDLSWKEPRYSIRLIQALLFGATGVASIGLIIFATQFFLGAGEVFHFLVEQILPFFLGRELGALVASYPSLLVNVSGETVLRVTAFFPDPHVAAYFFGMSGLLALGMARQSGLRRYFGMATVLFLADILTFSRGGYIGLLSGWLIFLFLSWKDFSVSMKKGVGGALFLSFLAVSLLGQPVLSRFGSSFTLADASSTERIVLWQEALGYILDRPLLGTGLGNYIVVARPMLDTHAPFYAHNLYLDIALEIGILGLMLFLAIYLYALRQAFCARHSDPLAPALVALFVLYLTHSLFETALYSVHVTLVLMLAFVLAASLKQPGDRQA; encoded by the coding sequence ATGATTGCTTGGCTCTCCTTCATTCTCCTTGCGACGCTTTCCTTTCAGTTTGTCCTACCCTTGGGCGCTCTCGGCGATATCCCCCTCGCCCGTGTCATGGCGGCGCTGATAGTGGTCATATTCCTCGCTCAGGTTTTTTTCCGGCGAGTCTGGCGATTGCCCACACTACTTTTCACGGGTGCTCTCTTCTCATTTCTCGGTATCGCGTTGTTTTCAAGTCTTTGGGCAATGCGAGCAGATCTGGCCGTTCCGAAAATAGCCTTTCTTTTCAATTTCCTGCCGCTTGTTTTTGTCTGGTATGACCTCAGTTGGAAAGAACCACGGTACAGCATTCGCCTCATCCAGGCCCTGCTTTTCGGTGCGACGGGTGTGGCCTCGATAGGACTAATTATTTTTGCAACCCAATTCTTTCTGGGAGCGGGTGAGGTATTCCACTTTCTGGTCGAGCAGATACTGCCGTTTTTCCTGGGAAGAGAACTCGGCGCATTGGTCGCGAGCTACCCGAGCCTCTTGGTGAATGTCAGCGGTGAGACGGTTCTGCGAGTAACAGCCTTTTTTCCCGATCCGCATGTTGCCGCCTATTTCTTTGGTATGAGCGGATTATTGGCATTGGGAATGGCTCGGCAGAGTGGTCTGCGGAGGTATTTTGGGATGGCCACAGTGTTGTTCCTGGCCGATATCCTTACGTTTTCTCGAGGCGGTTATATAGGGCTTCTGAGTGGATGGCTCATCTTTCTCTTTCTGAGTTGGAAGGACTTTTCAGTAAGTATGAAAAAGGGAGTGGGCGGGGCGTTATTTCTCAGTTTTCTGGCTGTTTCCCTTCTGGGGCAGCCAGTACTCTCGCGCTTCGGCTCGAGCTTCACTCTGGCGGATGCGTCCAGTACAGAGCGGATTGTCCTCTGGCAGGAAGCCCTGGGATATATCCTTGATCGGCCTCTTCTCGGTACTGGACTGGGGAATTATATCGTCGTTGCTCGGCCGATGCTCGACACCCACGCCCCATTCTACGCACACAATCTCTATCTTGATATTGCCCTCGAAATCGGCATCCTAGGACTGATGCTATTTCTCGCCATATACTTGTACGCTCTCCGCCAAGCGTTCTGTGCCAGGCACAGCGATCCACTGGCTCCAGCATTGGTGGCCCTCTTTGTCCTCTATCTGACCCATTCACTCTTCGAGACCGCGCTGTATTCCGTACATGTCACCCTCGTTCTCATGCTCGCATTCGTCCTCGCTGCCTCACTGAAACAGCCGGGCGATCGACAGGCGTGA
- a CDS encoding O-antigen ligase family protein — translation MPPGRYADIPRWCLFLVFILFPVAHLRVFGTGLYWSEAALLFAVAAAPLMGWGWLRTRFVVIALERQALVLWAALFLVGILSAFFLNPHTLSGWGAIKSFYILPVVFSALILVFGETKEWLERFTLAWLLGLLAASVAALSAFSAGWQLYDGRLAGPYLSPNYLAMLVAPGVLLSLYFFQSRTERTAQWLSILGLIFILPVLWATHSYAAWLALCVAVVVFVGIGRLSVRPALLTLLLAVLVVGGFFVQESGSEKFQAILSGSERSSLASRIMIWRSAGQIAADSFPWGIGTGRFQETYLAYQSYFPPYLEWAVPTPHNLYLHFLIEGGVLALIGLLGCVSVIALAALKPQSWSQGSGSIPAVGALGVALLSFYLVYGLVDTPYMKNDLALAVWGTLGLTVAAFRIRA, via the coding sequence GTGCCCCCGGGACGATACGCCGATATCCCCCGTTGGTGCCTGTTTCTGGTCTTTATCCTGTTTCCAGTGGCCCATCTGCGAGTCTTCGGAACCGGGCTGTATTGGTCCGAGGCGGCGCTTCTCTTTGCGGTGGCGGCTGCTCCACTCATGGGGTGGGGCTGGTTGAGAACGCGGTTTGTCGTGATTGCTCTGGAAAGGCAGGCACTTGTTCTCTGGGCCGCACTTTTTCTAGTGGGTATTTTGTCTGCTTTTTTCCTCAACCCGCATACGCTTTCTGGCTGGGGAGCCATCAAGAGCTTCTATATCCTCCCTGTAGTTTTTTCCGCCCTCATTCTTGTTTTTGGTGAGACGAAAGAGTGGCTTGAACGATTTACACTCGCCTGGTTACTCGGCCTCCTCGCAGCCTCAGTCGCCGCACTCAGTGCGTTCAGTGCGGGCTGGCAGCTCTATGATGGACGGCTCGCCGGGCCTTATCTGTCCCCGAACTATCTCGCGATGCTCGTAGCTCCAGGAGTGTTGCTCTCGCTCTATTTTTTCCAGTCTCGTACCGAGAGAACAGCTCAGTGGTTGAGTATCCTTGGTCTCATCTTCATACTGCCGGTCCTCTGGGCAACACATTCGTATGCCGCTTGGTTGGCCCTCTGCGTCGCCGTGGTTGTATTTGTGGGTATCGGGAGACTATCTGTGCGGCCGGCATTACTCACGCTCCTTCTCGCTGTCTTAGTGGTCGGAGGGTTCTTTGTACAGGAAAGTGGATCGGAGAAGTTTCAGGCGATACTTTCGGGCAGTGAACGTTCTTCGCTTGCTTCCCGGATTATGATTTGGCGATCAGCGGGGCAGATTGCGGCTGATTCCTTTCCCTGGGGTATCGGCACGGGGCGCTTCCAAGAGACGTACCTCGCCTACCAGTCATATTTCCCGCCCTATCTCGAGTGGGCCGTACCGACACCACACAATCTCTACCTTCACTTCCTCATCGAGGGTGGAGTACTCGCTCTCATTGGCTTGCTCGGGTGTGTGTCAGTCATCGCACTCGCGGCTTTGAAACCGCAGTCCTGGTCGCAGGGGTCAGGGTCTATTCCTGCCGTTGGAGCGCTGGGGGTAGCGCTACTTTCTTTCTACCTCGTCTACGGACTCGTCGATACGCCGTATATGAAAAACGACCTTGCTTTGGCCGTTTGGGGGACGCTCGGGCTAACTGTGGCAGCATTTCGAATCAGAGCGTGA
- a CDS encoding ribonucleoside-diphosphate reductase subunit alpha gives MAVEKIRRRDGEIIPFDRGRIEHAIELACDAIAITDKAFIPAVTDAVIQDMERVYGEIFVNRIPTVEDVQDIVERELVKANHFELAKAYILYRQERKQEREERHERLVREFEEKTLKVTKSDGSKEYFDVKKLRTVFDRAAKGYEEECGFEDLMDSFKKNLVDDIKTSDIEKLLVKTCIDLVTVENIAWQNIAARLLLGGLYKKAIKNRGLAQKDIYSAVAYKAHFDDYIKKGLYFKNFYQHYTPEDILEAGKHLSKESDEGYEYTTIVSFIKRYLLNPNKVVYELPQEMYMSVALFLAIPETKENRLALALKIYEHCSRQRISLATPTLLNARTNYNQLSSCFKINVDDDLRGIYHAVENMAQISKFGGGVGVYLGNIRSRGGSIRGVKGMSGGVNPWIKVINDTAVAVNQLGSRLGAISVTLDFWHLDIHDFLDLQTETGDIRSKAFDIFPAVSVPDLFMRRLRDGQSWTLFDPHEIKKLYGKSLQDHFDKEFEHFYEELERDERLTMKKVVDAKELFKKFLKTTVETGMPYVFFRDTVNRLNPNKHAGNIYSTQLCTEICQNTSASKFVEETIEDGKIILRYDPGDLVVCNLASINVATVHEPAVIADTFPVLMRILDNVITLNYYPIKEAERTAKRYRSVGVGYLGLAEYLATRKIAYDSEEARLEVDRLFERYAFHTYRASVDLAKERGHYELYPGSEYSKGKLLGRDLAWYEKNTPFATEWHQLFTDMKASGVRFAYHTAPAPNTSTAGVVGTTAALLPIYKRYFVETNLSAPTIRVAPKLSKDNFWFYKEYIHMDMADVISMIAVVYKWVDQSISFEWMIDPERVSPAQLYGYYQQAWEKEIKTVYYVRSLSGEVKDGCVSCSG, from the coding sequence ATGGCCGTTGAGAAAATCCGCCGCCGCGATGGAGAAATCATCCCCTTTGATCGGGGTCGCATCGAACACGCGATCGAGCTCGCCTGTGATGCGATCGCTATCACTGACAAAGCCTTCATCCCGGCGGTCACCGATGCCGTCATCCAGGATATGGAGCGCGTCTATGGCGAGATATTTGTGAATCGGATTCCGACGGTCGAAGATGTACAAGATATCGTCGAGCGCGAGTTGGTCAAGGCCAATCACTTTGAGCTCGCCAAAGCGTATATCCTCTACCGACAGGAGCGCAAACAGGAGCGTGAGGAACGGCATGAGCGATTGGTCAGAGAATTCGAAGAAAAGACCCTAAAAGTCACTAAGTCAGACGGATCAAAGGAGTACTTCGATGTGAAGAAGTTGCGCACGGTCTTTGATCGCGCCGCAAAGGGCTATGAAGAAGAGTGTGGCTTTGAAGACCTAATGGACTCCTTCAAAAAGAATCTCGTCGATGACATCAAGACGTCTGATATCGAGAAGCTTCTCGTGAAAACCTGTATCGACCTCGTCACTGTCGAAAACATTGCCTGGCAAAATATCGCAGCCCGACTCCTCCTCGGTGGTCTCTACAAGAAAGCGATCAAGAACCGCGGCCTGGCGCAGAAAGACATCTACTCAGCGGTCGCCTACAAGGCCCACTTCGACGACTATATAAAGAAGGGTTTGTACTTCAAGAATTTCTACCAGCACTACACCCCAGAGGATATCCTCGAAGCGGGCAAGCACTTGTCCAAGGAATCCGACGAGGGCTATGAGTACACGACGATTGTCTCGTTCATCAAGCGCTACCTCCTCAATCCGAACAAGGTCGTCTACGAACTCCCTCAGGAGATGTATATGTCGGTTGCCCTTTTCCTCGCTATCCCCGAGACGAAAGAAAACCGCCTCGCTCTGGCGCTGAAGATCTACGAGCACTGCTCCAGACAGCGCATCTCGCTCGCGACCCCGACCCTCCTGAATGCGCGCACCAACTACAATCAACTCTCGAGCTGCTTCAAAATAAATGTCGATGATGATTTGCGTGGCATATACCATGCGGTCGAGAACATGGCACAGATTTCTAAGTTCGGTGGTGGTGTCGGCGTCTATCTCGGCAATATCCGATCACGTGGCGGATCAATCCGCGGTGTGAAGGGGATGTCGGGCGGCGTCAACCCATGGATCAAGGTCATCAATGATACGGCGGTCGCGGTTAACCAGCTCGGCAGCCGGCTCGGTGCGATCTCGGTCACACTCGATTTCTGGCACCTTGATATCCATGACTTCCTCGACCTGCAGACGGAAACGGGCGATATCCGTTCCAAGGCCTTTGACATTTTCCCCGCGGTTTCGGTACCCGATCTCTTCATGCGGCGCCTGCGTGATGGGCAGAGCTGGACCTTGTTCGACCCACATGAGATCAAAAAGCTCTACGGGAAATCACTTCAGGATCATTTTGACAAGGAATTCGAACACTTTTACGAAGAGCTCGAACGCGATGAACGTCTGACGATGAAAAAGGTAGTGGACGCCAAAGAGCTCTTCAAGAAATTCCTGAAAACCACCGTCGAGACCGGTATGCCGTATGTGTTCTTCCGTGATACGGTGAACCGACTCAATCCGAATAAGCATGCGGGTAATATCTATTCCACCCAGCTCTGCACTGAAATCTGCCAAAACACCTCTGCCTCAAAATTCGTCGAGGAGACTATCGAGGATGGGAAAATCATCCTCCGCTATGATCCGGGTGACCTGGTCGTTTGCAACCTTGCTTCCATCAATGTCGCAACAGTCCATGAACCAGCCGTCATCGCCGACACCTTTCCCGTCCTCATGCGCATCCTCGACAATGTCATCACGCTCAATTACTATCCGATCAAGGAAGCCGAACGGACCGCCAAGCGCTATCGCTCCGTCGGAGTCGGTTACCTCGGACTGGCCGAATACCTCGCCACCCGGAAGATCGCCTATGACAGTGAAGAAGCCCGCCTTGAAGTCGATCGGCTTTTCGAGCGGTATGCCTTCCACACCTATCGCGCCTCCGTCGACCTCGCAAAGGAGCGCGGACACTATGAGCTCTACCCCGGCAGTGAATACTCCAAAGGCAAGCTTCTGGGCCGTGACCTCGCCTGGTATGAGAAGAACACCCCGTTTGCAACCGAATGGCACCAGCTTTTCACCGACATGAAAGCCTCGGGGGTACGCTTCGCCTATCACACTGCCCCCGCGCCCAATACCTCGACCGCCGGTGTCGTCGGCACCACAGCAGCCCTCCTCCCGATCTACAAACGCTACTTCGTCGAGACCAATCTGTCGGCTCCGACGATCCGCGTCGCGCCAAAGCTCTCCAAGGACAACTTCTGGTTCTACAAGGAATATATCCACATGGATATGGCCGACGTCATCAGTATGATCGCGGTCGTCTACAAGTGGGTCGATCAGTCGATCAGTTTCGAATGGATGATCGATCCTGAGCGCGTCAGCCCCGCCCAACTCTATGGCTACTATCAGCAGGCTTGGGAGAAAGAGATCAAGACCGTCTACTATGTCCGTAGTCTCTCAGGGGAAGTAAAGGACGGTTGTGTCAGCTGCAGCGGCTAA
- a CDS encoding ribonucleotide-diphosphate reductase subunit beta, translating to MTEQLQRNPLFNPKGDDTVEHRTIIKGATTGLFNLNAVKYPWAKSLYQVMVGNFWVPEKVSGLKDDARTFHSELTAEEQRAYKGIISFLTFLDSIQTVNLPHFSDYVTSPEVNLILSIQTYQEAIHSQSYATILETVVDSKERDEIYYFWRTDSVLLERNRYIGQIYQDFIDDPSDQTFFRGIVANFLLESLYFYNGFAFFDTLVDHMKMLATGRMIAYIRRDELTHVTIFANLIREIRKEFPALYDEALLKEMMTEAVRQEIDWSKHILGNRIPGINGETTEGYTKWLANNRLAMLNIDPLYPEAVVNPYKHLDRLQDPNADKGNFFETTVVNYTQSTSMNGSWDF from the coding sequence ATGACTGAGCAACTCCAGCGTAATCCGCTTTTCAATCCCAAAGGGGACGATACGGTCGAGCATCGTACCATCATCAAGGGCGCGACGACCGGCCTCTTCAACCTGAATGCCGTCAAATACCCCTGGGCCAAGTCGCTCTATCAGGTGATGGTCGGCAATTTCTGGGTACCCGAAAAGGTCTCGGGATTGAAGGACGATGCCCGCACCTTCCACAGTGAGCTCACCGCGGAGGAACAGCGCGCCTACAAAGGCATCATCTCCTTCCTCACCTTTCTCGATTCGATTCAGACGGTCAATTTGCCCCACTTCTCAGACTATGTCACCTCGCCCGAGGTGAACCTCATCCTCTCCATTCAGACGTATCAGGAAGCGATTCACTCCCAATCCTACGCTACCATCCTCGAAACGGTCGTGGATTCGAAGGAACGCGACGAGATTTACTACTTCTGGCGCACCGACTCGGTCCTCCTCGAGCGCAATCGCTATATCGGACAGATCTATCAGGATTTCATCGATGACCCGTCGGACCAGACTTTCTTCCGCGGCATCGTGGCGAACTTCCTCCTCGAGTCCCTCTACTTCTACAATGGCTTTGCGTTCTTCGATACGCTCGTCGACCACATGAAGATGCTCGCGACCGGCCGGATGATCGCCTATATCCGCCGTGACGAATTGACCCATGTCACTATCTTTGCCAACCTCATTCGGGAAATCCGCAAAGAATTCCCCGCGCTCTATGATGAAGCACTTCTCAAAGAAATGATGACCGAGGCTGTCCGACAAGAGATCGACTGGTCCAAGCATATCCTGGGCAATCGCATCCCCGGCATCAATGGTGAGACGACCGAAGGCTACACGAAGTGGCTGGCCAATAACCGCCTGGCGATGCTGAATATCGACCCGCTCTACCCCGAGGCCGTGGTGAACCCCTACAAGCATCTCGACCGGCTCCAGGACCCCAATGCCGACAAGGGAAACTTCTTCGAGACCACCGTGGTCAACTATACCCAGTCCACGAGCATGAATGGCAGCTGGGACTTCTAG
- a CDS encoding redoxin domain-containing protein: MNQQEGCCGSGCCDEPGTDTLGYFPIIGETVPNLEFDYYHQEGFHHSHFSDYRGKWVVVFFYPGDFTFVCPTELQELAANYDKFQALGAEVLSVSTDSKHVHKAWHDQSAAVKHVQFPMLADPSGDISDAFGVLIQDRKGEDYGLALRGSFLIDPDGVLQAYEIHANNVGRSADELLRKLEAAIFVREHHGEVCPANWKKGSKTLKPGIDLVGKI; the protein is encoded by the coding sequence ATGAACCAACAAGAAGGTTGCTGCGGAAGCGGGTGCTGTGACGAGCCGGGGACTGACACACTAGGATATTTCCCCATCATCGGCGAGACTGTGCCCAACCTCGAATTCGATTACTATCACCAAGAGGGCTTCCATCACTCGCATTTCTCCGACTATCGAGGCAAGTGGGTGGTCGTCTTCTTCTACCCCGGCGACTTTACCTTCGTCTGTCCGACCGAACTGCAGGAGCTGGCAGCCAACTACGATAAATTTCAGGCACTCGGAGCGGAAGTGCTTTCGGTAAGCACCGACTCCAAGCATGTCCACAAAGCGTGGCATGATCAATCCGCTGCCGTGAAGCATGTCCAGTTCCCGATGCTTGCTGATCCGTCCGGCGACATCTCGGACGCCTTCGGAGTCCTCATTCAGGACCGCAAGGGCGAGGACTACGGGCTGGCACTGCGCGGTTCCTTCCTCATCGATCCGGACGGTGTCCTCCAAGCCTATGAGATTCATGCCAACAATGTCGGTCGTAGCGCCGATGAGCTCCTTCGGAAGCTTGAAGCGGCAATCTTCGTCCGCGAGCATCACGGCGAAGTCTGCCCCGCCAACTGGAAGAAGGGCAGCAAGACACTAAAGCCCGGTATCGATCTCGTGGGGAAAATCTAA